From the genome of Colletotrichum higginsianum IMI 349063 chromosome 4, whole genome shotgun sequence, one region includes:
- a CDS encoding Glycosyl hydrolase family 18: MATRVRMSSFSSSSSPSSTSSSSSSRKSRRTTSISNVMYTNAVYFPNERIYQGDTPAAMNYGCINHVYYAFANISSDGGVFLSDEWADARAPVDGVQGGLGSLMHLKQKHPHLQVILSIGGGNSSAMFPSVAANTLYRDNFARSARGLVDASGLDGIDIMWEYPCDSEQGHHFLALLAAVRLHMPESHYLLTAALPAAKAVLQYIDLGQTADYLDYLNLMAYDFAGPWTHRSGHHAQLYAMSKDENSGASGIQYLVSKGFPSQRILLGIPLYGRSFLHAAGPGQKFKGASTFEYHELPRRGTKEVVDKKSIAAQCVGADGGFVTYDNPDTVKMKAAFCKQKSLGGLFYWNGPADAKDSSRSLIATGFRALHSS, translated from the exons ATGGCAACCAGAGTCAGGATGAGTtcattctcttcctcttcgtccccctcgtcgacgtcgtcgtcgtcgtcttcgcgCAAGTCGCGCAGGACGACCAGCATTTCTAACGTCATGTACACCAATGCCGTCTACTTCCCCAACGAACGGATATACCAGGGCGATACGCCTGCAGCTATGAACTATGGCTGCATCAACCATGTTTACTACGCCTTTGCGAATATTTCGTCCGATGGGGGTGTTTTT TTGAGCGATGAGTGGGCCGATGCCCGCGCACCAGTTGACGGCGTGCAAGGCGGCCTGGGTTCCCTCATGCACTTGAAGCAGAAACACCCACACTTACAAGTCATCCTATCCATTGGCGGCGGTAATTCAAGTGCCATGTTTCCCTCGGTGGCGGCAAACACATTGTACAGAGACAACTTTGCCAGGTCTGCGAGGGGTCTGGTGGATGCTTCGGGTCTGGATGGTATCGACA TCATGTGGGAGTATCCATGCGATTCCGAACAGGGCCACCATttcctcgcccttctcgctGCGGTTCGCCTACACATGCCCGAGAGCCATTATCTCCTTACCGCCGCGCTGCCCGCCGCGAAGGCAGTTTTGCAGTACATCGACCTCGGACAAACGGCCGACTATCTCGACTACCTCAACTTGATGGCCTACGATTTTGCCGGCCCATGGACACACAGAAGCGGCCACCACGCCCAATTGTATGCGATGAGCAAGGATGAGAACTCGGGTGCGTCGGGAATACAATATCTGGTCTCGAAAGGTTTCCCCTCGCAAAGAATCCTTCTCGGCATTCCCCTATACGGCCGCAGCTTTCTGCATGCCGCTGGACCAGGTCAAAAGTTCAAGGGGGCGAGCACGTTTGAATACCACGAACTCCCCCGTCGAGGAACGAAGGAAGTCGTGGACAAGAAATCTATCGCAGCGCAGTGTGTCGGTGCGGACGGCGGCTTCGTGACGTATGACAACCCCGATACGGTGAAGATGAAGGCGGCATTCTGCAAGCAAAAGAGCTTAGGG GGGCTGTTTTACTGGAACGGGCCAGCTGATGCAAAGGACAGCTCGCGGAGCTTGATAGCGACCGGGTTCAGAGCTCTGCACAGCTCCTGA